The Coffea arabica cultivar ET-39 chromosome 4e, Coffea Arabica ET-39 HiFi, whole genome shotgun sequence genome includes a window with the following:
- the LOC140005559 gene encoding uncharacterized protein, with amino-acid sequence MEQQQATTDHSLLFAAMKNELRRISKQQMEELHTRFDELSRSLTRGSRSRSHNRSNHGTKEAHSEDYSASEDEERPEKPRRDTPKNELKGLKIQVPAFKGSSSTVGAEQTWQAYMVESLGLPTTRHPHPYRLQWLSEDGEVRVFKQVRVPFSIGPYTDEIVCDVVPMHATHVILGRPWQFDKHVTFDRRANKYTLLHDGKRKVLTPLTPAQVYEDQLKLQRECEQDRERKKQKAVDPGKGSTSASEPSTQGQVSIPSVTRDNSPTTHTTRKQNMIIRAKDVRKVVNSDQPVLLMICKHVLLDVVELDKAFPASMGTGDTHNRVSSVQNADHDADDEGYHSNTSLRSRKNQRQAREGRDRPRRELLVKEAHGGGLMGHLGVDKTLDILHEHFYWPKLRRDVANICDKCLKCKQAKSRSNPHGLYTPLPVPHAPWTDLSMDFVLSLPRSARDGVKKVEAVRTLHERVRAQIEKKNAQYAKHANKGRKHVVFEPGDWVWVHMRKEKFATSRRTKLHPRGDGPFRVLERINDNA; translated from the exons atggagcaacaacaagCAACCACCGATCACTCATTGTTGTTCGCCGCAATGAAGAATGAGCTCAGGCGAATCAGtaagcaacaaatggaggagttaCACACTCGTTTTGACGAGTTGTCCAGGAGTCTCACACGAGGCTCTCGTTCGAGATCCCACAAccggagtaaccatggcaccaaagaggCACATAGCgaagactactccgctagtgaggatgaggagcGACCCGAGAAGCCTAGAAGGGACACGCCCAAGAACGAACTAAAGGGGCTTAAGATTCAAGTACCCGCGTTCAAAG gctcatcatcgacggtgggagctGAACAAACATGGCAAGCTTACATGGTTGAGAGCTTAGGACTTCCAACCACTAGGCATCCACACCCTTATCGCCTCCAATGGCTGAGTGAGGAtggagaggtacgtgtcttcaaacaggtacgcgttCCCTTTTCCATTGGACCTTACACTGATGAAATTGTTTGTGATGTCGTGCCTATGCACGCCACCCATGTCATCTTGGGTCGAccatggcaatttgacaaacacgtcacctTCGATAGAAGGGCCAACAAGTACACACTCTTGCATGATGGCAAACGcaaggtcctcacaccactcacacctgcacagGTATATGAGGACCAATTAAAAttgcaaagagagtgtgaacaagaccgtgaAAGGAAGAAGCAaaaggcggtcgaccctggAAAAGGCTCCACTTCTGCAAGTGAGCCATCGACCCAGGGTCAAGTGAGCATACCTAGTGTTACACGTGACAACTCACCCACTACACacaccactaggaagcaaaacatgattatTAGGGCTAAGGACGTTAGAAAAGTTGTGAATTCTGACCAGCCTGTACtcctcatgatttgcaaacatgtgctcttagatgttgttGAACTCGATAAGGCATTCCCTGCGAGTATG GGTACCGGAGATACACACAATAGGGTTTCGAGTGTTCAGAATGCTGATCATGATGCAGATGATGAGGGatatcattctaacacctcaCTTCGATCAAGGAAAAACCAAAGGCAGGCAAGAGAAGGTCGAGATAGACCTAGGAG GGAACTACTTGTTAAAGAAGCCCATGGCGGAGGGTTGATGGGACATCTTGGCGTTGATAAAACTCTTGACATTTTGCAtgaacacttctattggcctAAATTGAGGCGTGATGTTGCTAACATCTGTGATAAGTGTTTGAAGTGTAAGCAGGCAAAGTCAAGAAGTAATCCTCATGGATTGTACACTCCTCTACCCGTACCTCATGCTCCTTGGACAGACttatccatggattttgtgcttAGTTTACCAAGATCTGCTAGAG atggtgtcaaaaaggTAGAAGCTGTTCGGACCTTGCATGAGagagttcgagctcaaattgagaagaaaaatgcgcAATATGCAAAACATGCGAATAAGGGTAGGAAGCATGTTGTATTCGAacctggtgattgggtttgggtgCACATGAGGAAAGAAAAGTTTGCAACATCTCGACGGACCAAATTACATCCAAGAGGAGATGGACCTTTTCGTGTCCTGGAGAGGATAAATGACAATGCCTAA